The Ahaetulla prasina isolate Xishuangbanna chromosome 14, ASM2864084v1, whole genome shotgun sequence genome includes a region encoding these proteins:
- the LOC131185311 gene encoding claudin-34-like, translated as MRSNEDLLGTSSKFIYMSNKSLNWQVPSETESMITKWSVWINRAQFGGYLLSILGWILCITSTATDHWRLWHVKSTDNLYPGLLWIGIWRACYLHSTHPQNRYIHCEEFTEDLKMLPNEIFLAQDLLSLCCIVAAVGITFMSFALWNVVRAIAQKAFLLTLFNVGGLMNFLTGIIILIPISWNTYSILINADIMFPESFHMPTSPVYQEIGAAIYVGYTSAVLLLLSGVMIICNKRGFEIRQESHVLSTAAIDIYRNTGSSETVDQRQKEEPESRADVIKSVHHTDVKKESVQSVQQQLLEDAKEVPIVLVTPYVVESQVEGEEEAVKRLEIRESRPRRKHHRPD; from the coding sequence TTCGAAGTTCATTTACATGTCCAATAAATCACTTAATTGGCAAGTACCAAGTGAAACAGAATCCATGATCACAAAATGGTCAGTCTGGATTAATAGGGCCCAGTTTGGTGGTTATTTGCTCAGTATTTTAGGATGGATCCTGTGTATTACCTCAACAGCCACCGATCACTGGAGATTATGGCATGTTAAAAGTACGGACAACTTGTATCCTGGCTTGCTATGGATTGGAATCTGGAGAGCCTGTTATCTGCACAGCACTCATCCACAAAACAGATACATCCACTGTGAGGAATTCACTGAAGACCTGAAGATGCTGCCCAACGAAATTTTTCTCGCTCAAGATCTGTTGAGCTTGTGTTGTATTGTGGCAGCCGTGGGGATAACTTTCATGAGCTTTGCCTTGTGGAATGTTGTCAGAGCCATAGCACAAAAAGCTTTTTTGCTCACTCTTTTTAATGTTGGAGGCCTTATGAACTTCCTAACAGGAATCATAATCTTAATTCCCATTTCCTGGAACACTTATTCCATCTTGATTAATGCAGACATTATGTTTCCTGAGTCTTTCCATATGCCTACTTCTCCAGTGTACCAGGAGATCGGAGCTGCTATTTATGTTGGCTATACTTCTGCGGTTTTATTATTGTTGAGTGGTGTTATGATCATATGTAATAAACGTGGTTTTGAAATCCGTCAAGAAAGTCATGTTTTATCCACAGCAGCAATTGACATTTATAGAAATACTGGTTCTTCTGAGACAGTCGACCAACGACAGAAAGAGGAACCTGAGTCTCGGGCTGATGTGATAAAATCTGTGCATCACACAGATGTAAAGAAAGAGTCTGTACAATCAGTGCAACAGCAACTGCTTGAGGATGCTAAGGAGGTCCCTATTGTATTAGTTACTCCGTATGTGGTTGAATCCCAGgttgaaggggaggaggaggcagtTAAGAGGCTGGAGATCAGGGAATCACGTCCAAGGAGGAAGCATCACCGACCAGACTAG